In Deltaproteobacteria bacterium HGW-Deltaproteobacteria-4, a single genomic region encodes these proteins:
- a CDS encoding phosphatidylinositol alpha-mannosyltransferase — MAPHKILFVITGLGAGGAEMMLWKLLSRLDRQLFSAEVISLTGIDSLAQKYAEIDIPVDFLRMERGGVNLGEMARLVRIVRAKQPDLIQTWMYHADFLGGLSALFAGRIPLIWNLRNSNLDPQTSKKSSITVARLCAKLSRYLPRKIVCCSKVAENIHAQLGYDRSKMVYIPNGFDLSAFRPSPEFRHKFCRENNIPETSIIIGYAARFDPQKDHRGFIQAAAKVRETCPQAVFVLCGDETGGDNPELRRCIEERHLLEAFRLLGRRQDMPAITPAFDIAVSASAYGEAFSNAIGEAMACAVPCVVTEVGDSALIVGTTGRVVPPRDPQSLAAALQDLIELTPKQRKQLGSLARHRIDQEFSLDRVVTKYQDLYTTVLG; from the coding sequence ATGGCCCCACACAAAATTCTTTTCGTCATCACCGGACTCGGTGCCGGCGGCGCGGAGATGATGCTCTGGAAATTACTTTCCCGACTTGATCGCCAGCTTTTTTCCGCTGAAGTCATCTCCCTCACAGGGATCGATAGCTTGGCGCAGAAGTATGCAGAGATTGATATCCCGGTCGATTTCTTGCGCATGGAACGAGGCGGAGTCAATCTTGGCGAGATGGCGCGACTGGTCCGTATCGTGCGCGCTAAACAACCGGACCTGATTCAGACCTGGATGTATCATGCCGATTTCTTGGGAGGTCTAAGTGCCCTGTTCGCTGGCCGAATCCCTTTGATATGGAACCTGCGCAACAGCAATCTCGACCCGCAGACCAGCAAGAAATCCTCGATCACAGTCGCGCGCCTCTGTGCAAAGCTCTCGCGTTATCTCCCGAGAAAAATCGTCTGTTGCTCAAAGGTTGCAGAAAATATTCACGCACAACTCGGATACGACCGATCAAAAATGGTCTATATCCCCAACGGTTTTGACCTGTCGGCCTTCCGTCCTTCCCCGGAGTTCCGGCATAAATTTTGTCGGGAAAACAACATTCCGGAAACCTCGATCATTATTGGCTATGCAGCACGATTCGATCCGCAAAAGGACCATAGGGGTTTCATTCAGGCCGCAGCAAAGGTGCGGGAGACCTGCCCGCAGGCGGTCTTTGTTCTGTGCGGAGACGAGACGGGTGGTGACAACCCGGAATTGCGGCGCTGCATCGAAGAACGCCATCTGCTTGAAGCTTTTCGTTTGCTCGGCAGGCGACAGGACATGCCGGCGATCACCCCGGCCTTTGACATCGCGGTTTCAGCCTCGGCATACGGCGAGGCGTTCTCAAATGCCATCGGTGAAGCAATGGCCTGCGCCGTCCCCTGCGTCGTCACTGAGGTCGGCGACTCGGCACTGATCGTCGGCACTACCGGCAGAGTTGTTCCCCCCCGTGACCCGCAATCCCTCGCCGCCGCCCTGCAAGACTTGATCGAACTCACCCCTAAACAGCGTAAACAATTGGGAAGCCTGGCCCGGCACCGAATCGATCAGGAGTTTTCCCTCGATCGGGTCGTCACGAAATATCAAGACCTCTATACGACTGTTTTAGGCTGA
- a CDS encoding diaminopimelate decarboxylase, with translation METYKELAELAQQHGSPYYIFDREAFIRNFKEIRSAFTQRYPFVTIGYSYKTNYIPYLCQLVRNLGGYAEVVSRLELDLALKIGCPPAEIIYNGPIKNAADITFALISGVTVNIDTIRELEFVMHLARQQPEKTFRIGLRINISLVDSQGKSHLQNDLPSGRFGFSDNALRAAVRMLRDYPNVQVSSLHGHTSSSNRSLWGYRTIATKLAEVGERYFRESIKFLNVGGGFYGRPAPSMGLTDTPTFDDYAETICDVLAQYPWIKDQQPHLVIEPGMAVAADTLSFITQVFEVKRIDNQRLAVVDGSIFNVKPTLHQRNHPYSIIKKESGAGPKVFYNIVGATCMEKDRLLQEIESVEIEREDFIRIENVGAYTVVMTPPFINLAPPIVVRGPKGYMAIRRRQEFNDIFGSYLF, from the coding sequence ATGGAAACCTATAAAGAATTGGCGGAGCTGGCACAACAACACGGCTCTCCTTATTACATCTTTGACCGGGAAGCTTTCATCCGCAACTTCAAGGAGATTCGGAGCGCCTTCACCCAGCGCTATCCCTTCGTCACCATTGGCTATTCCTATAAAACAAACTACATCCCCTACCTTTGTCAGCTGGTCCGGAATCTGGGCGGCTACGCCGAGGTGGTGTCGCGGCTGGAGCTCGATCTGGCCCTCAAAATCGGCTGTCCGCCGGCAGAGATCATCTACAACGGACCGATCAAAAATGCTGCGGACATCACCTTTGCCCTGATCTCCGGAGTCACCGTCAACATCGATACCATCCGGGAGCTCGAATTTGTCATGCACCTTGCCAGACAGCAGCCGGAAAAGACCTTTCGGATCGGTCTGCGCATCAACATCTCGCTGGTCGACAGTCAGGGGAAATCGCATCTGCAGAACGACCTCCCCTCCGGTCGCTTCGGCTTTTCCGATAACGCTCTCAGGGCGGCGGTGCGGATGCTTCGGGATTATCCGAATGTTCAAGTCTCTTCCCTGCACGGCCATACCTCGTCATCGAACCGGAGCTTGTGGGGCTATCGGACGATTGCGACCAAACTGGCGGAGGTCGGCGAGCGCTACTTCCGCGAATCAATTAAATTCCTCAATGTCGGGGGAGGATTTTACGGGCGGCCGGCACCGAGTATGGGGCTGACCGACACTCCGACCTTTGACGACTATGCCGAGACGATCTGCGACGTCCTGGCTCAGTACCCCTGGATCAAGGACCAACAACCGCACCTGGTCATCGAACCGGGAATGGCCGTTGCCGCCGATACCTTGAGTTTTATCACCCAGGTCTTCGAAGTAAAAAGAATCGATAACCAGCGATTGGCGGTGGTGGACGGCAGCATCTTCAATGTCAAACCGACCCTGCACCAGCGCAATCATCCTTATTCCATCATCAAAAAAGAGAGCGGTGCCGGCCCCAAGGTGTTCTACAACATCGTCGGCGCTACCTGTATGGAGAAAGATCGCTTGCTGCAGGAGATCGAAAGTGTCGAAATTGAGCGGGAAGATTTCATCCGCATCGAGAATGTCGGCGCCTATACCGTGGTGATGACGCCGCCCTTTATCAACCTGGCACCGCCGATCGTGGTGCGCGGCCCCAAAGGGTATATGGCGATTCGCCGTCGGCAGGAATTCAACGATATTTTCGGCAGTTATCTTTTTTAA
- a CDS encoding UDP-galactose phosphate transferase has translation MKKRSPAIKLCENRFKRIIDLVLGASLLAVLLPVLLLVAALVRFKMGAPVFFQQTRPGLQGRPFNLYKFRTMTNDRDSSGNLLPDGQRLTKLGRFLRSTSLDELPQLFNVLKGEMSIVGPRPLYMKYLSYYTEHEQKRHTVRPGITGWAQIHGRNQLPWDERLALDVWYAENHTLRLDLEILAKTFWQVLRKDGVAPNTDEVEPDMDQERRNRQADLHLNCSR, from the coding sequence ATGAAGAAGCGCTCGCCGGCCATTAAATTGTGCGAAAACCGGTTCAAACGGATCATCGATCTCGTGCTGGGAGCCTCCCTTCTCGCGGTTCTGCTCCCCGTCCTGCTGCTGGTCGCCGCTCTGGTGCGCTTCAAAATGGGTGCCCCGGTCTTTTTCCAGCAGACCCGTCCCGGCCTGCAGGGCAGACCCTTCAACCTCTACAAGTTCCGCACTATGACCAATGATCGGGATAGTTCCGGGAATCTTCTTCCCGACGGCCAGCGTTTGACAAAGCTGGGCCGGTTCCTGCGCAGCACCAGCCTGGATGAACTCCCCCAGCTGTTCAATGTGTTGAAGGGTGAAATGAGTATCGTCGGGCCCCGCCCCTTGTACATGAAGTATCTGTCCTACTACACCGAACATGAGCAGAAACGGCACACAGTCAGACCGGGGATTACCGGCTGGGCGCAGATTCATGGCCGTAATCAACTCCCCTGGGATGAGCGCCTGGCCCTGGATGTCTGGTATGCGGAAAACCACACTCTGCGGCTTGATCTTGAAATCCTTGCCAAAACCTTCTGGCAAGTGCTCCGCAAGGATGGAGTTGCCCCCAACACAGATGAAGTAGAACCGGATATGGATCAGGAGCGGCGGAACAGGCAGGCTGATCTGCACCTCAATTGTTCGCGCTAA
- a CDS encoding alpha/beta hydrolase, producing MNNIIIYCLVILVLFFFGCVRVNQMFYYPDRTVYATPKDSGLSFEEIVFLSRDGTKLNGWFIPAVGEAQGTILHLHGNAENMTSHFGFVNWLPAAGFNLFVFDYRGYGKSAGRPHRTGVYEDSCSALAYLRSRDDIDPGRLLILGQSLGGALALVVVGDGEQQGVRAVVAESAFCSYRSIVRDSIGKMPLLSFFKIPLAQILISDELSPADYVSRIAPIPLLLIHGTQDEIIPFRHAELLLERAREPKTLWRIEGGDHTPAFASPDSPYRRQLVEFFVAALR from the coding sequence ATGAATAATATTATCATTTACTGCCTGGTCATCCTTGTTCTCTTTTTCTTTGGTTGTGTGCGTGTCAACCAGATGTTCTACTACCCCGACCGCACCGTTTATGCTACCCCGAAGGACAGCGGGCTAAGCTTCGAGGAGATCGTCTTTCTAAGCCGGGACGGGACCAAGCTGAACGGGTGGTTCATACCGGCGGTGGGTGAAGCACAAGGGACGATCCTCCACCTGCACGGTAATGCCGAGAATATGACCAGCCACTTCGGATTTGTGAACTGGTTGCCGGCCGCGGGGTTTAATCTCTTCGTCTTTGATTACCGCGGTTACGGCAAATCGGCCGGTCGTCCGCATCGCACCGGGGTCTACGAAGATTCGTGTTCGGCTCTGGCCTATCTCCGCTCCCGCGACGATATCGATCCGGGCCGGCTTCTTATCCTCGGCCAGAGCCTCGGAGGCGCCCTGGCTCTTGTCGTGGTCGGCGATGGCGAGCAACAGGGGGTGCGAGCAGTGGTGGCCGAATCCGCTTTCTGCTCCTATCGCAGTATTGTCCGCGACAGCATCGGCAAGATGCCGCTCCTCTCATTCTTCAAGATCCCTCTGGCGCAAATTCTCATCAGTGACGAACTCAGCCCTGCTGATTATGTCAGCAGGATCGCGCCGATCCCCTTGCTCCTTATCCATGGCACCCAGGACGAAATCATCCCTTTCCGTCATGCCGAGCTTCTTCTGGAGCGGGCCAGGGAACCGAAGACCCTCTGGCGGATCGAAGGAGGGGATCACACCCCCGCTTTTGCCTCCCCAGACTCCCCTTATCGCCGGCAGTTAGTGGAGTTCTTTGTTGCGGCCTTGCGTTAA
- a CDS encoding ATP-dependent carboxylate-amine ligase has translation MINILLTCAGRRNYLVEYFRQALAGRGQVFASDAALSAPALQEADRAFLVPAVTDPEYFNVLLEICRVHQVRLLFSLNDLELPHLSRQRYQFLAVGTIPVVSSPTVIDLCFDKWATWNFLREIAVPTPLTFISLVEAQAALSRREMSFPLVVKPRWGTASFGIDYPESAEEMALSWELGRMRLQRSYLLAASTDQECCLIAQEKVTGTEYGLDIVNDLEGRYVTTFVKRKLAMRAGETDKAITVSHPALEAVGRRIGEALKHIGNLDCDVFVDGERFWVLELNPRFGGGYPFTHRAGANLPAALIAWAQGEIVDPGWLVMQPDVATAKCDRLVEIVNL, from the coding sequence ATGATCAACATCCTTCTGACCTGCGCCGGCCGCAGAAACTATCTGGTCGAGTACTTCCGCCAGGCGCTGGCCGGGCGCGGCCAGGTCTTTGCCAGCGATGCCGCCCTCTCCGCGCCGGCCCTCCAGGAAGCGGACCGGGCCTTTCTCGTCCCGGCGGTCACCGACCCGGAGTACTTCAACGTCCTGCTGGAGATCTGTCGCGTACACCAGGTACGCCTCCTCTTTTCGCTCAACGATCTGGAACTGCCGCACCTTTCCCGGCAGCGCTACCAATTCCTCGCCGTCGGCACCATCCCCGTCGTTTCCTCCCCGACCGTCATCGACCTCTGCTTTGACAAATGGGCCACCTGGAACTTCCTCCGGGAAATTGCTGTGCCGACACCACTCACCTTCATCTCTCTGGTCGAGGCACAGGCAGCCCTGTCCCGTCGTGAGATGTCCTTTCCGCTGGTGGTCAAGCCTCGCTGGGGGACCGCTTCTTTCGGCATCGACTATCCGGAGTCGGCAGAGGAGATGGCGCTGAGCTGGGAACTGGGCCGTATGCGTTTGCAGCGCTCCTATCTGCTGGCGGCAAGTACCGACCAGGAGTGCTGCCTGATTGCGCAGGAGAAAGTGACCGGGACAGAGTATGGCCTCGATATCGTCAACGATCTTGAGGGCCGGTATGTCACCACTTTCGTCAAGCGCAAACTGGCGATGCGCGCCGGCGAGACCGACAAGGCGATCACCGTCAGCCACCCGGCGCTGGAGGCGGTCGGCCGGCGCATCGGTGAGGCGCTCAAACACATCGGTAATCTCGACTGCGATGTCTTCGTTGATGGTGAGCGCTTCTGGGTGCTGGAATTGAATCCCCGCTTTGGCGGCGGCTACCCCTTTACCCACCGCGCCGGCGCCAACCTGCCGGCCGCTTTGATCGCCTGGGCGCAGGGTGAGATTGTCGATCCCGGCTGGCTGGTCATGCAGCCGGATGTCGCCACCGCCAAGTGTGACCGTCTGGTGGAGATTGTTAATTTATAA
- a CDS encoding glycosyl transferase — protein sequence MVNQRKIAVFLPSLIGGGAERVMLNLACGFVRSGVSVDLLLAAAEGPYLKEVPKEIRIVDLAAGRVRASILPLIRYLRREEPAVLLSALDHTNCAAVIARDLARSETQVAITLHNTPSQKTKENPTCRKFLGQRVVRYTHARADAIIAVSAGVAADYAKLYKTPATKIQVIFNPVISPQMLLQSRQPLDHSWFAAGQPPVLVGIGRLTEQKDFANLIEAFARVKTANVPCRMIILGEGELRPSLEALVRQHGLQEEVALPGFVDNPFQYLANARLFVLSSRWEGLPTVLIEALAVGTPVVSTNCKSGPDEILENGRFGRLVPVQDVAALADAIIDELAKEKSPPPLDSWEQFKVKHAVDNYLKLLMTKPVPPACG from the coding sequence ATGGTGAACCAACGAAAAATTGCTGTCTTCCTCCCCTCCCTGATCGGCGGAGGGGCGGAAAGAGTCATGCTCAACCTCGCTTGTGGTTTTGTTCGAAGCGGAGTGTCGGTCGATCTGCTCCTCGCCGCAGCTGAGGGTCCCTATCTGAAAGAAGTGCCCAAGGAGATCCGCATAGTCGATCTCGCCGCCGGCAGAGTCCGCGCCAGCATTCTCCCTCTGATCCGCTATCTGCGCCGCGAAGAACCGGCGGTTCTCCTTTCGGCCCTCGATCATACCAACTGCGCCGCCGTCATCGCCCGCGATCTCGCTAGATCCGAGACTCAAGTGGCGATCACTCTGCACAACACCCCTTCTCAAAAAACAAAGGAAAATCCGACCTGCCGCAAATTTCTCGGGCAAAGGGTGGTGCGTTACACTCATGCACGCGCCGATGCCATTATCGCGGTTTCCGCCGGAGTTGCGGCTGATTATGCCAAACTCTACAAGACCCCGGCAACAAAGATCCAGGTCATCTTCAATCCGGTCATCTCTCCCCAGATGTTGCTCCAATCCCGCCAGCCTCTCGACCACTCCTGGTTTGCCGCCGGCCAGCCTCCCGTCCTGGTGGGTATTGGTCGTCTCACTGAGCAAAAAGACTTTGCGAATCTGATAGAGGCTTTTGCCCGCGTCAAAACCGCCAACGTGCCGTGCCGAATGATAATCCTCGGGGAAGGAGAACTGCGCCCATCCTTGGAAGCCCTCGTTCGGCAGCACGGATTACAAGAGGAGGTCGCTCTCCCCGGCTTTGTGGATAATCCCTTCCAGTACCTTGCCAATGCCCGGCTTTTTGTCCTCTCTTCTCGCTGGGAAGGGTTGCCGACGGTCTTGATCGAGGCCTTGGCAGTCGGCACCCCGGTTGTCTCCACCAACTGCAAGAGCGGGCCGGATGAGATTTTGGAAAATGGCCGTTTCGGTCGGCTTGTGCCGGTGCAGGATGTTGCAGCCCTGGCTGATGCGATCATCGATGAGTTGGCCAAAGAAAAATCTCCCCCCCCTCTAGATTCCTGGGAACAATTTAAAGTCAAACATGCTGTTGACAACTATCTGAAACTGCTCATGACTAAACCTGTACCCCCGGCGTGCGGCTAG
- a CDS encoding electron transfer flavoprotein subunit beta, translating to MKIVVLVNAVPDTAATPEIVPDGRSVLTEQLEFVLDPYDEYAVEEAVRLKESLGAEVIAVSIGGDVARKALRCAFAMGVESGVLVRLTGGMELTGRGRSLCLLPTLRELSPDLILAGKQTIDSDDAQVPERVAELLDFVHASAVSQLTIGDNARLLVKREIEGGHLVIDLPLPAVVTTEKGINVPRYPALPQVLKAKNKPLYEVAPPLDVDLTSGWRVECVTLQHTARKQQIFSGDIVTGVQQLAELLRQEA from the coding sequence ATGAAAATTGTCGTCCTTGTCAATGCCGTCCCCGATACCGCCGCCACCCCGGAAATAGTTCCGGACGGTCGAAGCGTATTGACCGAACAGCTCGAATTCGTCCTCGATCCTTACGACGAATATGCTGTGGAGGAAGCGGTCCGGCTCAAGGAAAGTCTGGGAGCGGAGGTCATTGCCGTCAGTATCGGCGGCGATGTGGCCCGCAAAGCGCTTCGCTGCGCTTTCGCTATGGGGGTCGAGTCCGGCGTCCTGGTGCGACTGACGGGGGGCATGGAACTGACCGGCCGTGGACGTTCTCTTTGCCTCCTCCCGACCCTGCGCGAACTTTCTCCCGATCTGATTCTGGCCGGCAAACAAACGATTGACAGCGACGATGCGCAAGTGCCCGAGCGGGTGGCGGAACTGCTTGACTTTGTCCATGCCTCCGCGGTTTCGCAGCTCACAATCGGCGATAATGCGCGACTCCTTGTCAAGCGCGAAATCGAAGGAGGTCATCTGGTTATTGACCTGCCCCTGCCGGCAGTTGTCACCACCGAGAAAGGGATTAATGTCCCGCGCTATCCGGCGCTGCCGCAGGTGCTCAAAGCGAAAAACAAACCTCTGTACGAGGTTGCCCCGCCTCTGGATGTCGATTTGACATCGGGTTGGCGGGTGGAGTGCGTCACCCTGCAACACACGGCAAGAAAACAACAGATCTTTTCCGGGGACATCGTTACCGGAGTACAACAACTGGCCGAACTGCTGCGGCAGGAAGCATAA
- a CDS encoding electron transfer flavoprotein subunit alpha — protein sequence MRWLVLLEPRGELTTGSLVALATTARSARMAGAELHALWTGSHAEDIANRLRGLGIATLHAVRADHIPPLSHEAWLPLLTELVKNLEIELIVGPASALGKSWMAALAARLDAELAQNCIDLEPTAQGRPLVRKPLYAGKLLVNLRLERQPALVTLRPASFQIEQSGDALPAIAYHTMKNPNDLRSIIKEVVNVSAGIAELADARIVVSGGRGMGGADHWAVLRELCQVLGAALGASRAAVDAGWIHHAHQVGQTGKAVSPDLYIACGISGAVQHLAGMRSAHKVVAINKDPSAEIFQHCDYGIVGDLFEVVPMLIQELKAQRSHAA from the coding sequence ATGCGTTGGCTGGTCTTACTCGAACCTCGCGGAGAGCTGACAACCGGCAGCCTGGTCGCACTGGCGACGACAGCGCGCAGTGCCCGTATGGCAGGAGCGGAGTTGCATGCCCTCTGGACGGGCAGCCATGCCGAAGACATCGCGAACCGTTTGCGTGGTCTCGGGATCGCTACCCTGCATGCCGTGCGGGCAGATCACATCCCTCCGCTTAGTCACGAAGCGTGGCTGCCACTGCTGACCGAGCTGGTCAAAAACCTTGAAATCGAACTGATCGTCGGACCGGCTTCAGCCCTGGGAAAGAGTTGGATGGCGGCTCTGGCGGCCCGCCTGGATGCTGAATTGGCACAGAACTGCATTGACCTGGAGCCGACAGCTCAGGGCAGACCGCTGGTTCGTAAGCCTCTTTATGCCGGCAAGCTGTTGGTCAATCTTCGCCTCGAACGGCAGCCGGCGCTGGTGACCCTGCGACCGGCCAGCTTCCAGATCGAGCAGAGCGGGGATGCACTCCCCGCCATCGCTTACCACACCATGAAAAACCCGAACGATTTACGCAGCATCATCAAGGAAGTGGTGAACGTTTCCGCCGGCATCGCCGAACTCGCCGACGCCAGAATCGTGGTTTCCGGCGGGCGGGGGATGGGGGGTGCCGATCACTGGGCCGTTCTCCGGGAACTTTGTCAGGTGCTCGGCGCCGCCCTCGGCGCAAGTCGCGCCGCTGTCGATGCCGGCTGGATTCATCATGCCCACCAGGTCGGTCAGACCGGCAAAGCGGTGAGCCCGGACCTCTACATCGCCTGCGGCATCTCGGGTGCTGTCCAGCATCTGGCCGGGATGCGCTCGGCGCACAAGGTCGTGGCGATCAACAAGGATCCCTCGGCGGAAATTTTCCAGCATTGCGATTACGGAATTGTCGGAGATCTCTTCGAAGTCGTACCGATGTTGATCCAGGAACTGAAAGCGCAGCGGTCGCACGCCGCCTGA
- a CDS encoding glycosyltransferase family 1 protein produces MKKVLFVSTMAYTLDAFLLPYAYHFRNKGWQVDAAASNASNHNACREAFNHIWDINWSRNPFDFKNLHRASQEIQTLITREGYDLVHVHTPIASFITRFAMRSRQQSRRPVIIYTAHGFHFHKGGRMISNGLFLNLEKVAGRWTDYLVTINKEDYSAAGKHRIVSPERLKYIPGVGVDLKTYSPESMTKSDIALFRNNMGIDERDWLFLVIGELNRNKRPDLVIDAFAALPTKKAHLVFLGEGYLRSRLRAQGERLNVLDRTHFLGFRSDVTTLLEVADSLILASQREGLPRSIMEALCLERPCIGSDVRGTRDLLADGCGLIFKTNDQQSLTQTMSWMIEHPEETKSMGKHGRQIMVNYDINHILKLHEELYEEALAGH; encoded by the coding sequence ATGAAAAAAGTACTTTTCGTTTCCACTATGGCCTATACCCTCGATGCTTTCTTGCTGCCATATGCCTATCACTTCCGCAACAAAGGGTGGCAGGTCGATGCCGCAGCAAGCAACGCGAGCAACCACAACGCCTGCAGAGAAGCTTTCAACCATATATGGGATATCAACTGGTCACGTAACCCTTTTGACTTTAAAAACCTCCACCGTGCCTCCCAGGAAATTCAAACCCTTATTACCCGCGAAGGATATGACCTGGTTCATGTTCATACCCCTATAGCTTCATTTATTACCCGTTTTGCCATGCGCAGCCGACAACAGTCGCGACGACCTGTCATTATTTATACAGCACATGGCTTCCACTTCCACAAGGGGGGAAGAATGATAAGTAACGGGTTATTTCTAAACCTGGAGAAAGTTGCAGGGCGCTGGACTGATTACCTTGTCACTATCAACAAAGAAGATTACTCCGCTGCGGGCAAGCATCGAATCGTCTCTCCGGAGCGGCTGAAATACATACCCGGTGTCGGCGTAGATCTGAAGACTTATTCCCCTGAAAGCATGACGAAATCGGACATCGCCCTGTTTCGCAACAACATGGGAATAGATGAGAGAGACTGGCTTTTTTTGGTTATTGGCGAACTTAACCGTAACAAACGTCCCGATCTTGTCATCGACGCATTTGCTGCCCTGCCTACGAAAAAGGCCCACCTGGTCTTTCTTGGAGAAGGTTATTTGAGATCCCGACTCCGTGCTCAGGGAGAAAGACTCAACGTTCTTGATCGAACTCATTTTCTCGGTTTTCGTTCGGATGTCACAACGCTGCTGGAAGTTGCGGACAGCCTTATCCTCGCCTCGCAAAGAGAAGGTTTACCTCGAAGCATCATGGAAGCGCTCTGCTTGGAACGTCCCTGCATCGGCTCAGATGTGCGGGGGACCAGAGATTTACTGGCGGATGGTTGCGGCTTGATCTTTAAAACCAATGACCAGCAGAGCCTGACACAAACCATGTCCTGGATGATTGAGCATCCTGAGGAAACTAAATCCATGGGCAAACACGGACGGCAAATAATGGTGAACTACGATATCAACCACATTCTGAAACTGCATGAGGAACTGTATGAAGAAGCGCTCGCCGGCCATTAA